One genomic window of Ruminococcus gauvreauii includes the following:
- a CDS encoding sugar ABC transporter substrate-binding protein, with protein sequence MKKRVLGLLVGIMMVVSLIGCGGGDTADSKETSGTEAADGGDAAAKDGAEADSAAGGGSGGLMKAEDIVVCFSNKGQNAWLEQQSIGVKEACKDLGLPDPTVVYADSQENAESQVQAIEDFMSLGADVIIIDPISADVVKQALQNAKDEGVVVIDVDSVGGLNDVTDCSIGLDEYTASYEGAEKFCQDYLEKGDGVIIIAGNQGDANGENRLKGMTEACEANGMEVLGTQYTDWTAAKTTAAMEDFITSKGDDIKGVLVPSDDMGLGAITALEQAGMIDNVKMMGYGGFQVALDAIADGKMSMTVGMHPYDCGYQAVENAVNILTKGEEPKEHFIDVGTDLITTENYKDFKGF encoded by the coding sequence ATGAAGAAAAGAGTGTTGGGACTGTTGGTTGGAATCATGATGGTAGTTTCTCTGATTGGCTGCGGAGGCGGCGACACGGCGGATAGCAAGGAGACCTCCGGCACGGAGGCGGCTGACGGCGGAGACGCCGCCGCAAAAGACGGTGCGGAGGCAGATTCTGCTGCCGGCGGGGGATCCGGGGGGCTGATGAAGGCGGAAGACATTGTCGTCTGTTTCTCGAATAAAGGACAGAATGCATGGCTGGAGCAGCAGAGTATTGGCGTGAAAGAGGCGTGTAAAGATCTCGGGCTGCCGGATCCGACGGTTGTCTATGCAGATTCACAGGAGAATGCGGAGTCTCAGGTGCAGGCGATTGAAGATTTTATGTCTCTTGGTGCGGATGTTATCATTATCGATCCGATTTCAGCAGATGTTGTGAAACAGGCGCTGCAGAATGCAAAGGACGAGGGCGTTGTGGTGATCGATGTGGATTCAGTCGGCGGTCTGAATGATGTCACGGACTGTTCCATCGGGTTGGATGAATATACGGCATCCTATGAGGGCGCTGAGAAATTCTGCCAGGATTATCTGGAAAAAGGGGACGGGGTTATCATCATTGCCGGAAATCAGGGCGATGCAAACGGTGAAAACCGTCTGAAAGGCATGACAGAGGCGTGTGAGGCAAATGGAATGGAAGTGCTCGGCACACAGTACACAGACTGGACGGCGGCAAAGACGACAGCAGCGATGGAAGACTTTATCACTTCTAAGGGAGATGATATTAAAGGTGTTCTGGTTCCGTCCGATGACATGGGACTTGGGGCTATCACAGCGCTGGAGCAGGCCGGAATGATCGATAACGTGAAGATGATGGGATACGGAGGATTCCAGGTGGCACTGGACGCAATAGCAGACGGAAAAATGTCAATGACTGTGGGCATGCACCCGTATGACTGCGGATATCAGGCGGTAGAGAATGCAGTGAATATCCTGACAAAAGGGGAAGAGCCGAAAGAACATTTTATCGACGTCGGCACAGACCTTATTACGACAGAAAACTACAAGGATTTTAAAGGCTTCTGA
- the trpA gene encoding tryptophan synthase subunit alpha has product MNRIENHLQRLNEKGEKAFITYMTAGLPDMQGMKDIMRAQEEAGVDIIELGIPFSDPVADGPVIQEASYRSILKGTNLNSVFQAVGEAREEGLGVPIVFMMYYNTILHYGLEKFAGRCAQIGVDGLIIPDLPYEEQEPLKSALMKVEGAPVIIQLVSPLSRQRIPMILEEARGFVYCVSSMGVTGQEAAFYSEVAAYLKEVKRVSWIPVMMGFGIREASDVKMVADTIDGAIVGSHFIRLLEESQYDTDTVKTYIRTFKEELNKM; this is encoded by the coding sequence ATGAACAGAATAGAAAACCATTTACAGAGACTGAACGAAAAAGGCGAGAAAGCGTTTATCACATATATGACGGCGGGCCTCCCTGATATGCAGGGGATGAAAGATATCATGCGGGCGCAGGAAGAGGCCGGCGTTGATATTATCGAACTGGGCATTCCGTTTTCCGACCCTGTCGCAGACGGTCCGGTGATTCAGGAGGCTTCGTACAGATCGATTCTGAAAGGGACGAACCTGAACTCGGTATTTCAGGCTGTCGGTGAGGCACGTGAGGAAGGGCTTGGCGTACCGATCGTATTTATGATGTATTATAATACCATCCTGCATTACGGACTGGAGAAGTTTGCCGGACGGTGTGCCCAAATCGGGGTGGACGGCCTGATCATCCCGGATCTTCCGTATGAGGAACAGGAACCGCTGAAAAGTGCACTGATGAAGGTGGAAGGAGCTCCGGTGATTATCCAGCTCGTATCACCGCTGTCCAGGCAGAGGATTCCCATGATTCTGGAAGAGGCGCGGGGGTTCGTGTACTGCGTTTCGTCAATGGGAGTGACTGGCCAGGAAGCAGCGTTTTATTCGGAAGTCGCAGCGTACTTAAAAGAAGTGAAACGCGTATCCTGGATTCCGGTGATGATGGGATTCGGGATTCGGGAAGCATCCGATGTGAAGATGGTTGCGGACACGATCGACGGGGCAATCGTCGGTTCGCATTTTATCAGGCTTCTGGAAGAGAGTCAATACGATACGGACACGGTGAAAACATATATTCGTACCTTTAAAGAAGAACTGAATAAAATGTAA
- a CDS encoding phosphoribosylanthranilate isomerase — translation MKIPEIKICGLTTMKDVRLVLKYKAEYAGVVMFCEKSRRNNTMENAWKLAASLGSQIQKVAVCESPTREQVQMIEHMGYDILQVHGELGRDVLSATSLPVFRAYNVGGSDEVQPERSDKIIAYVLDGAVAGSGEKFEWNDMKSFDRDGKKLVLAGGLTADNVREGIRVMAPDIVDVSSYVERKSGEGKDEDKIRKFVERVRENG, via the coding sequence ATGAAGATACCGGAAATTAAAATATGCGGACTGACAACGATGAAAGATGTGCGGCTGGTGTTGAAATATAAAGCGGAGTATGCCGGCGTGGTGATGTTCTGTGAAAAGAGCAGGAGGAATAATACGATGGAAAATGCCTGGAAACTGGCAGCCTCCCTCGGCAGTCAGATCCAGAAGGTTGCGGTCTGTGAATCGCCGACCAGAGAGCAGGTACAGATGATCGAGCACATGGGGTATGATATCCTTCAGGTGCACGGCGAACTTGGCCGGGATGTTCTGAGCGCGACAAGTCTCCCCGTATTTCGTGCGTATAATGTCGGGGGTTCGGATGAGGTGCAGCCGGAGCGCAGCGATAAGATTATCGCCTATGTACTGGATGGGGCGGTAGCCGGGAGCGGTGAGAAGTTTGAATGGAATGACATGAAAAGCTTTGACAGAGACGGGAAAAAACTGGTGCTCGCAGGCGGACTTACCGCAGACAATGTCAGAGAGGGGATCAGAGTGATGGCTCCGGACATTGTGGATGTCAGTTCTTACGTAGAACGAAAAAGCGGAGAAGGAAAAGACGAAGATAAGATCAGGAAATTTGTGGAAAGGGTACGGGAGAATGGATAA
- a CDS encoding LacI family DNA-binding transcriptional regulator, with product MKITTQAIADLAGVSRATVDKVIHNRPGVSDAVREKIKAIIIETNYQPVHLRKYMREEKKQIRIAVIIPELQDDFMNSLKAGMDTSYLEFQPYGLHVDYYHCANYEPQQLIAILKHFKELPIDGIALRGLRNKHITELISDFADMNIPVFTYDADLPNSRRVSFIGEDLYRTGQISASLLCKSIGYEGEIALLTGSMNVNSCIQRIEGFTAYLKEHAPAVRIVAIEETLSQHVITYQKTAAILKSYPNLKGMWNCVCFSEDMAQAVIDAGKQKKVKLVSLIFAPKVMHYVKEGVIDYTIGLTPYKLGKIVIKSLYEYLISNIAPPPVNIRTPIYIGTDANIDMFENEHLKDF from the coding sequence ATGAAGATTACCACACAGGCCATCGCCGATCTTGCAGGTGTATCCCGGGCAACCGTGGACAAAGTCATCCACAACCGCCCCGGCGTCAGCGACGCTGTACGCGAAAAGATCAAGGCAATCATTATCGAGACCAATTATCAGCCCGTTCACCTCAGAAAATACATGCGGGAAGAAAAGAAACAGATACGAATTGCAGTTATTATTCCGGAACTGCAGGATGATTTTATGAATTCTCTTAAAGCAGGCATGGATACCAGTTATCTGGAATTCCAGCCTTACGGGCTTCATGTAGATTATTATCACTGTGCCAACTACGAGCCGCAGCAGCTGATTGCTATTCTGAAACATTTTAAGGAACTCCCCATAGACGGCATTGCACTGCGGGGGCTTCGGAATAAACATATCACCGAACTCATATCCGACTTTGCCGATATGAACATTCCTGTTTTTACTTATGATGCTGACCTTCCCAACAGCCGGCGCGTCAGCTTTATCGGTGAAGACCTGTACCGGACCGGACAGATTTCTGCTTCCCTGCTGTGTAAATCCATCGGATATGAAGGGGAAATCGCGCTGCTTACCGGCTCCATGAACGTCAATTCATGCATACAGAGGATCGAGGGCTTTACTGCATATCTGAAGGAGCATGCCCCTGCAGTGCGCATTGTTGCGATTGAAGAAACTTTGAGCCAGCATGTGATTACTTATCAGAAAACCGCTGCCATACTGAAGTCTTATCCAAACCTGAAAGGTATGTGGAACTGCGTTTGTTTCTCGGAAGATATGGCACAGGCAGTCATCGACGCCGGAAAACAGAAAAAAGTAAAACTGGTTTCTCTGATCTTTGCACCTAAGGTCATGCACTATGTGAAAGAAGGTGTTATCGATTACACCATCGGATTAACGCCCTATAAGCTTGGAAAAATCGTGATCAAATCTCTTTATGAATACCTGATATCTAATATTGCGCCGCCTCCCGTCAATATCAGGACACCAATTTATATCGGAACCGATGCCAATATTGATATGTTTGAAAATGAGCACTTAAAGGATTTTTAA
- a CDS encoding TIM barrel protein — protein MIHSFNFTNVDDELARFGGAEQMRQFAEAHGCSGIELQIYQDPAKGWLDGELVQGIHLSFWNNWMDLWAGNEHGLLAEFGDMKTVEEYYGGISREAIIRKLNRELNLASELGAKYVVFHVSEITIPQSYHRRFAYTDEEVIDASCDLINMLMEDREPSYEFLMENLWWPGLNYQRPDMVKRLLEGVRYEKKGLMLDTGHLMNCNTGLRTQEEAVQYIFRILKMQEDILPYIRGVHLNASLSGEYVEEIRGKEPALAETYWDRWCQVFAHVFQMDQHQAFYDPGVLDLVQYIAPEYLTHELISRDLDELGRMIDRQQNVIRSR, from the coding sequence ATGATACACTCATTTAATTTTACCAACGTAGACGATGAACTTGCGCGTTTCGGCGGAGCTGAGCAGATGAGACAGTTCGCGGAGGCGCATGGCTGTTCCGGGATTGAACTTCAGATATACCAGGACCCGGCGAAAGGGTGGCTGGATGGAGAGCTGGTGCAGGGGATCCATCTGTCCTTCTGGAATAACTGGATGGATCTGTGGGCCGGAAATGAGCACGGACTGCTGGCAGAGTTCGGTGATATGAAGACCGTGGAAGAATACTACGGCGGCATATCGCGGGAGGCAATCATCAGGAAACTGAACCGGGAACTGAATCTGGCATCTGAGCTGGGGGCAAAATATGTAGTCTTCCACGTATCAGAGATTACGATTCCGCAGTCATACCACCGGAGGTTTGCCTATACGGACGAAGAGGTGATCGATGCCTCCTGTGATCTGATCAATATGCTGATGGAAGACAGAGAGCCTTCCTATGAATTTCTGATGGAAAATCTCTGGTGGCCGGGTCTGAATTATCAGCGTCCGGATATGGTAAAACGCCTGCTGGAAGGCGTAAGGTATGAAAAGAAGGGACTGATGCTGGATACCGGGCATCTGATGAACTGCAATACGGGTCTGCGCACGCAGGAGGAGGCTGTGCAGTACATTTTCCGGATTCTGAAGATGCAGGAAGATATTCTTCCCTATATCCGCGGAGTGCATCTCAACGCCTCCCTTTCGGGAGAATACGTGGAAGAAATACGGGGGAAAGAACCCGCTCTCGCGGAAACCTACTGGGATCGATGGTGTCAGGTGTTTGCTCATGTTTTTCAGATGGATCAGCATCAGGCATTTTATGATCCGGGTGTGCTGGATTTGGTTCAGTACATTGCACCGGAGTACCTGACGCATGAGCTGATCAGCAGGGATCTTGATGAACTCGGGCGCATGATCGACCGCCAGCAGAATGTGATACGGAGCCGGTAA
- the trpB gene encoding tryptophan synthase subunit beta gives MDKYYGQYGGQFVSETLMNTLAELEQAFEEAIGDPAFLREYEYYLKEYVGRETPLYFAQRLTEKYGPRIYLKREDLNHTGAHKINNVIGQILLARRMGKTKVIAETGAGQHGVATATGAALFGMECTVYMGAEDIERQKLNVLRMEMLGARVVSVTSGSNTLKDATNEAIRSWARLAEDTFYVIGSAVGPHPYPRMVKTFQSVISREARRQFLEKEGKLPDVVIACVGGGSNSIGMFAEFLEDPEVKLIGVEAAGLGIETGKHASAMALGKPGTLHGMLSYLLQDENGNVQLAHSISAGLDYPGVGPEHAYLKDTKRVEYVSVTDQEAMDALMELCRLEGIIPAIESAHALAHVCKVSKNMSKDESIIVCLSGRGDKDVHTISDYLEGKDYLY, from the coding sequence ATGGATAAATATTACGGACAATACGGTGGACAGTTTGTATCTGAGACATTGATGAATACGCTTGCGGAACTTGAGCAGGCGTTTGAGGAGGCGATCGGTGATCCGGCATTTCTGAGAGAATATGAGTATTATCTGAAAGAGTATGTGGGGAGAGAGACACCGCTGTATTTTGCGCAGCGTCTGACAGAAAAATACGGACCCAGAATATACCTGAAGCGGGAAGATCTGAACCATACGGGAGCACACAAGATCAACAATGTGATCGGCCAGATCCTCCTCGCAAGACGTATGGGAAAGACGAAGGTGATCGCTGAGACGGGAGCGGGTCAGCATGGTGTGGCGACTGCTACCGGTGCGGCGCTGTTCGGCATGGAGTGCACGGTTTATATGGGGGCGGAGGATATCGAACGCCAGAAATTGAATGTGCTTCGCATGGAAATGCTGGGTGCCAGAGTGGTCAGTGTGACGTCCGGGAGCAATACACTCAAAGATGCTACGAATGAGGCGATCCGCAGCTGGGCCAGACTGGCAGAAGATACCTTTTATGTGATCGGATCAGCGGTCGGACCGCACCCGTATCCGAGGATGGTGAAAACATTTCAGAGTGTCATCAGCCGTGAGGCCAGACGGCAGTTTCTGGAAAAAGAAGGCAAACTCCCGGATGTGGTTATAGCATGTGTCGGAGGGGGATCCAACTCCATCGGCATGTTCGCCGAATTTCTCGAAGATCCGGAAGTGAAACTGATCGGGGTGGAAGCAGCGGGACTCGGTATCGAGACGGGCAAGCATGCGAGTGCGATGGCGCTGGGGAAGCCCGGGACGCTGCATGGGATGCTGTCGTATCTTCTTCAGGATGAGAATGGGAACGTGCAGCTTGCACATTCTATTTCTGCAGGCCTTGATTATCCGGGTGTCGGTCCTGAGCATGCATATCTCAAAGATACGAAAAGAGTGGAATATGTGTCTGTGACCGACCAGGAGGCGATGGATGCGCTGATGGAGCTGTGCAGGCTGGAGGGGATCATTCCGGCGATCGAGAGCGCACACGCGCTTGCCCATGTATGTAAGGTGTCAAAGAACATGTCGAAGGATGAAAGCATCATCGTGTGTCTGTCAGGGCGGGGAGATAAGGATGTCCACACGATTTCGGATTATCTGGAAGGAAAAGATTATTTATACTGA
- the nifJ gene encoding pyruvate:ferredoxin (flavodoxin) oxidoreductase: protein MARKMKTMDGNHAAAHASYAYSDVAAIYPITPSSVMAEATDEWATQGRKNIFGQEVQVTEMQSEAGAAGAVHGSLAAGALTTTYTASQGLLLMIPNLYKIAGEQLPGVFNVSARALASHALSIFGDHSDVYACRQTGCAMLCESSVQEVMDLTPVAHCAALKGKVPFINFFDGFRTSHEIQKIETWDYEDLKDMVDMDAIDAFRMNALNPNHPCQRGSAQNPDIFFQAREACNPYYDALPAIVQEYMDKVNEKIGTDYKLFNYYGAADAEHVIVAMGSACDTIEETIDYMLAAGKKVGVVKVRLYRPFSAQALIDAIPDSVKQISVLDRTKEPGALGEPLYLDVVAALKGSKFDAVPILSGRYGLGSKDTTPAQIVAVFENTEKKIFTIGIEDDVTNLSLKLGAPLVTTPEGTINCKFWGLGADGTVGANKNSIKIIGDNTDMYAQAYFDYDSKKSGGVTMSHLRFGKKAIKSTYLIRQANFVACHNPSYIDKYNMVQELVDGGTFLLNCPWDMEGIEKHLPGQVKSYMANHNIKFYVIDGIKIGKEIGLGGRINTVLQSAFFKLANIIPEEEAISLMKAAAKATYGRKGDAIVQMNYDAIDAGAKQVVEIQVPESWKNAADEGLAMTHAEGGRKDVVDFVNNIQAKVNAQEGNSLPVSAFKDYVDGTTPSGSSAYEKRGIAVDIPMWNPENCIQCNRCAYVCPHAVIRPAAMTAEEVANAPEGIQTLPLTGMDGYSFTMSVSALDCTGCGSCVNVCPGKKGAKALAMENMEANAGVQKYFDYTVTLPEKEDVIAKFKEATVKGSQFKTPLLEFSGACAGCGETPYAKLITQLFGDRMYIANATGCSSIWGNSSPSTPYTVNAAGKGPAWSNSLFEDNAEFGYGMLLAQNAIREGIRTKIEDIVENGQNEDVKAAGKEWLETYSCGAANGAATDKLIAALEACGCDTSKELLKKKDFMAKKSQWIFGGDGWAYDIGFGGVDHVLASGKDINVMVFDTEVYSNTGGQASKSTPTGAIAQFAAGGKDVKKKDMASIAMSYGYVYVAQISMGADFNQTVKAIAEAEAYPGPSLIIAYAPCINHGIKKGMSKAQTEEELAVKSGYWHNFRFNPALKAEGKDAFILDSKEPTESYQDFLDGEVRYNSLKRANPEKAAKLFAKSEEEAKERYDYLKKLTTLYGSEK from the coding sequence ATGGCAAGAAAGATGAAAACCATGGATGGTAATCATGCAGCCGCTCATGCATCCTATGCGTATTCCGACGTGGCAGCAATTTACCCGATCACACCATCATCTGTTATGGCTGAAGCGACAGACGAATGGGCAACCCAGGGAAGAAAGAACATTTTCGGACAGGAAGTACAGGTTACAGAAATGCAGTCTGAAGCAGGCGCGGCAGGTGCAGTACACGGCTCTCTGGCGGCAGGTGCCCTGACGACTACATATACGGCATCACAGGGATTACTGCTGATGATTCCGAACCTTTATAAAATTGCAGGCGAGCAGCTTCCGGGTGTGTTTAACGTATCCGCTCGTGCGCTTGCAAGCCATGCACTGTCTATTTTCGGAGATCATTCCGATGTATACGCGTGCCGTCAGACAGGCTGTGCAATGCTTTGCGAGTCCAGCGTACAGGAAGTTATGGACCTGACTCCGGTTGCACACTGTGCGGCACTGAAGGGGAAAGTTCCGTTTATTAACTTCTTCGACGGTTTCCGTACCTCCCATGAGATTCAGAAAATTGAGACATGGGATTATGAGGATCTGAAAGATATGGTAGATATGGATGCGATCGACGCATTCCGCATGAATGCGCTGAATCCAAATCATCCATGTCAGAGAGGTTCTGCGCAGAACCCTGACATTTTCTTCCAGGCAAGAGAAGCATGTAATCCGTATTACGATGCCCTTCCGGCGATCGTACAGGAATACATGGATAAAGTAAATGAAAAGATCGGTACAGACTATAAACTGTTCAACTACTACGGTGCGGCTGATGCTGAACACGTGATCGTTGCAATGGGATCTGCCTGCGATACGATCGAAGAGACGATTGACTATATGCTGGCAGCAGGCAAAAAAGTCGGTGTCGTAAAAGTACGTCTTTACAGACCGTTTAGCGCACAGGCGCTGATCGATGCGATTCCGGATTCTGTAAAACAGATCTCTGTTCTTGACAGAACAAAAGAGCCGGGTGCACTTGGCGAGCCGCTTTATCTGGATGTTGTTGCAGCACTGAAAGGATCGAAATTCGACGCAGTACCGATACTGTCCGGACGTTACGGACTCGGTTCCAAAGATACGACTCCTGCACAGATCGTTGCAGTATTTGAAAATACAGAAAAGAAAATATTTACAATCGGTATCGAAGATGATGTGACAAACCTGTCGCTGAAACTGGGCGCTCCGCTTGTCACCACTCCGGAAGGAACGATCAACTGTAAGTTCTGGGGACTCGGTGCAGACGGTACGGTAGGCGCAAATAAAAACTCCATCAAGATCATCGGTGATAACACAGATATGTACGCACAGGCATACTTTGACTATGATTCAAAGAAATCCGGCGGTGTTACGATGTCCCATCTGCGTTTTGGTAAAAAGGCGATCAAGTCTACATACCTGATCAGACAGGCAAACTTTGTTGCATGTCACAATCCGTCTTATATTGATAAATACAATATGGTTCAGGAACTGGTTGACGGCGGTACGTTCCTTCTGAACTGTCCATGGGATATGGAAGGAATTGAGAAGCATCTGCCAGGACAGGTTAAGAGCTATATGGCGAACCATAATATCAAGTTCTACGTGATCGACGGTATCAAGATCGGTAAAGAGATCGGACTTGGCGGACGTATCAACACGGTGCTTCAGTCAGCGTTCTTTAAACTTGCGAACATCATTCCGGAAGAAGAGGCGATCAGCCTGATGAAAGCAGCTGCAAAAGCTACTTACGGAAGAAAAGGTGACGCAATCGTACAGATGAACTACGATGCGATCGACGCCGGCGCAAAACAGGTGGTAGAGATCCAGGTTCCGGAAAGCTGGAAGAATGCAGCTGACGAAGGACTTGCCATGACACACGCAGAAGGCGGAAGAAAAGACGTCGTCGATTTCGTTAACAATATCCAGGCGAAAGTAAATGCTCAGGAAGGTAACTCTCTGCCTGTATCCGCATTTAAGGACTATGTGGATGGTACGACCCCTTCCGGTTCTTCGGCGTATGAAAAACGTGGTATCGCAGTTGATATCCCGATGTGGAATCCGGAAAACTGTATTCAGTGTAACCGCTGTGCTTATGTATGTCCGCACGCAGTTATCCGTCCGGCTGCCATGACGGCAGAAGAAGTTGCAAATGCTCCGGAAGGAATCCAGACACTGCCTCTTACCGGTATGGACGGATACAGCTTTACGATGTCAGTCTCTGCTCTGGACTGTACAGGATGCGGTTCCTGTGTGAATGTATGCCCGGGCAAAAAAGGTGCGAAGGCACTTGCCATGGAAAATATGGAAGCAAATGCGGGAGTACAGAAATACTTCGATTACACAGTAACACTTCCGGAAAAAGAAGATGTAATTGCGAAATTTAAAGAGGCTACTGTCAAGGGAAGCCAGTTTAAGACTCCTCTGCTTGAGTTCTCCGGAGCCTGTGCGGGATGTGGTGAGACACCGTATGCAAAACTGATCACACAGCTGTTTGGTGACAGAATGTACATCGCAAACGCGACCGGATGTTCATCAATCTGGGGTAACTCTTCACCGTCCACACCTTACACGGTAAATGCGGCAGGAAAAGGCCCGGCATGGTCAAACTCTCTGTTTGAAGATAATGCTGAGTTTGGATACGGTATGCTGCTGGCACAGAATGCGATCCGTGAAGGCATCAGGACAAAGATTGAGGATATCGTTGAGAACGGACAGAACGAAGATGTGAAAGCAGCCGGAAAAGAATGGCTGGAGACATACAGCTGCGGTGCAGCCAACGGAGCGGCTACAGACAAACTGATCGCTGCCCTGGAAGCATGCGGATGTGATACCTCAAAAGAACTGCTGAAGAAGAAAGATTTCATGGCTAAGAAATCTCAGTGGATCTTCGGCGGTGACGGATGGGCTTATGATATCGGATTCGGCGGTGTTGACCATGTTCTGGCAAGCGGCAAAGATATCAACGTCATGGTATTTGACACAGAAGTATACTCAAATACCGGCGGACAGGCATCGAAATCCACTCCGACAGGTGCGATTGCACAGTTTGCTGCCGGCGGTAAAGACGTGAAGAAAAAAGATATGGCGAGCATTGCAATGAGCTATGGCTATGTATATGTAGCACAGATCTCCATGGGAGCAGACTTCAATCAGACTGTAAAAGCGATCGCAGAAGCAGAAGCATACCCGGGACCATCCCTGATCATCGCCTATGCTCCATGTATCAACCATGGTATTAAGAAGGGGATGAGCAAAGCTCAGACAGAAGAAGAGCTGGCAGTGAAATCCGGCTACTGGCATAACTTCCGTTTCAATCCGGCACTTAAGGCGGAAGGTAAAGACGCATTTATCCTGGATTCCAAAGAGCCGACAGAAAGCTATCAGGACTTCCTGGACGGAGAGGTGCGTTATAATTCACTGAAACGTGCAAATCCGGAAAAAGCAGCAAAACTGTTTGCGAAATCAGAGGAAGAAGCAAAAGAAAGATATGATTATCTCAAGAAGCTGACAACTCTGTACGGAAGTGAAAAGTAA
- a CDS encoding biotin transporter BioY, with product MKKKILSTRDMIMIGMFTAILAVLSVLQIPAPSGVPFTLQTFVVALSGYVLGTKRGVMVILLYIILGLSGVPVFSGMKGGFGVLLGPTGGFIIGFLGLAALCGAALLYRKKTACAAVGLAGLAVCHILGVFWFAFLMKQGIPESFLLVSAPYLVKDLLSVAGAYAVSGLLRKGLYQAGFREQPEGRGILNKNTK from the coding sequence ATGAAAAAAAAGATATTGTCGACGAGAGATATGATCATGATCGGAATGTTTACGGCGATCCTTGCAGTGCTGTCTGTGCTGCAGATACCGGCGCCGTCAGGTGTACCGTTTACGCTTCAGACGTTTGTCGTCGCACTCTCGGGATATGTACTGGGAACGAAGCGGGGCGTTATGGTCATTCTGCTCTATATCATTCTGGGGCTTTCCGGGGTACCCGTTTTTTCCGGGATGAAGGGCGGGTTTGGCGTGCTGCTGGGACCTACGGGAGGATTTATTATCGGTTTTCTCGGACTGGCAGCTCTGTGCGGAGCCGCATTGCTGTACAGAAAGAAAACAGCCTGCGCGGCAGTCGGACTGGCGGGTCTTGCCGTCTGCCATATCTTAGGGGTATTCTGGTTCGCATTTCTCATGAAGCAGGGGATACCGGAGTCTTTTCTGCTGGTCAGTGCCCCGTATCTGGTCAAGGACCTCCTGTCGGTGGCGGGCGCATACGCTGTGTCAGGGCTGCTGAGAAAAGGGCTGTATCAGGCGGGATTCCGGGAACAGCCGGAGGGCAGAGGCATATTGAATAAGAATACAAAGTGA